One genomic window of Providencia hangzhouensis includes the following:
- a CDS encoding 3-deoxy-7-phosphoheptulonate synthase: MHKTDELRTARVDSLITPQTLADEFPISQKVAENVTASRKRIEQILSGQDPRLLVIVGPCSIHDIDAAIEYAKKLNVLRERHQDRLEIVMRTYFEKPRTVVGWKGLISDPNLDNSCQVNTGIRLARKLLIEVNQLGLATATEFLDMVTGQYIADLISWGAIGARTTESQIHREMASALSCPVGFKNGTDGNINIAIDAIRAAKAQHMFLSPDKNGQMTIYQTSGNPHGHIIMRGGKQPNYTAGDLAAACDKLRKFELPEHLVVDFSHGNCQKIHRRQLEVARDIAEQIKDGSTAISGVMAESFLVEGTQKVVSDQPLVYGQSITDPCLGWEDTEQLIEILAQAVESRFK, translated from the coding sequence ATGCACAAAACTGATGAATTACGTACTGCGAGAGTGGACAGTTTAATTACCCCACAAACTCTTGCTGATGAGTTTCCTATTTCCCAAAAAGTCGCTGAAAACGTGACAGCGTCACGAAAACGCATAGAACAGATATTATCCGGCCAAGACCCACGTTTACTGGTCATTGTCGGCCCTTGTTCCATTCATGACATTGATGCCGCTATTGAATACGCTAAAAAACTAAATGTGTTAAGAGAGCGTCATCAAGACCGTTTAGAAATTGTCATGCGAACTTACTTTGAAAAACCACGTACTGTCGTTGGTTGGAAAGGGTTAATTTCTGACCCTAACCTCGATAATTCTTGCCAAGTCAACACTGGTATCCGGTTAGCTCGTAAATTATTGATTGAAGTTAACCAGTTAGGGTTAGCCACGGCAACCGAATTCCTTGATATGGTCACGGGCCAATATATTGCCGATCTCATTAGTTGGGGAGCAATTGGCGCTCGCACAACAGAAAGCCAAATCCACCGTGAAATGGCATCCGCATTGTCCTGTCCTGTAGGTTTCAAAAATGGCACCGACGGCAATATTAATATTGCTATTGATGCGATAAGAGCTGCAAAGGCGCAGCATATGTTTTTATCGCCGGATAAGAATGGCCAAATGACCATTTACCAAACCAGTGGTAACCCGCATGGCCATATCATTATGCGTGGCGGTAAACAGCCTAATTACACGGCTGGTGACTTAGCAGCAGCCTGTGACAAACTGCGTAAATTCGAATTACCAGAGCATTTAGTGGTCGATTTCAGCCATGGTAATTGCCAAAAAATTCATCGTCGCCAACTCGAAGTTGCACGAGATATTGCGGAGCAAATAAAAGATGGCTCGACCGCTATCAGTGGAGTGATGGCAGAAAGCTTCTTAGTTGAAGGCACACAAAAAGTGGTTTCTGACCAACCGTTAGTTTATGGCCAATCTATTACCGACCCATGTCTTGGCTGGGAAGATACCGAACAACTTATTGAAATTCTTGCTCAAGCTGTTGAGTCACGCTTTAAATAA
- a CDS encoding Plug domain-containing protein, producing the protein MLFKSMPASIHQDHKISLSAIAATVVMTGFSNTALGENLSTPKANTRDIIHVSTSPLSLENIAVAEQVDVIDAKAPEYQSATSALDLLKGQAGVFVSGSNSTYGQGIQMRGYDSRGVKVTVDNITQDFYSGLYEATFIDPTLVKKSTSIKAHHLYIMAAGR; encoded by the coding sequence ATGCTGTTTAAATCGATGCCTGCATCAATCCATCAAGATCATAAAATATCACTCTCAGCTATTGCTGCCACCGTTGTAATGACCGGGTTTAGCAACACCGCTTTAGGTGAAAACTTATCGACTCCAAAAGCGAATACCCGCGACATTATTCACGTTTCGACCTCACCTCTTAGTTTAGAAAATATCGCTGTAGCAGAACAAGTCGATGTAATTGATGCAAAAGCGCCTGAATATCAATCTGCGACATCCGCCTTAGATTTACTAAAAGGCCAAGCTGGGGTATTTGTTTCTGGTTCCAATAGCACTTATGGCCAGGGTATTCAAATGCGGGGTTATGATTCACGAGGTGTTAAAGTCACCGTTGATAATATCACCCAAGACTTTTATTCCGGCTTATATGAAGCTACATTTATTGACCCCACCTTAGTAAAAAAGTCTACGTCCATAAAGGCGCATCATCTGTACATCATGGCGGCGGGGCGTTAG